The following are encoded together in the Streptomyces flavofungini genome:
- the secA gene encoding preprotein translocase subunit SecA: MSVLSKIMRAGEGKILRKLHRIADQVNSIEEDFTALSDAELRALTAEYKERYADGETLDDLMPEAFATVREAAKRVLGQRHYDVQIMGGAALHMGYVAEMKTGEGKTLVGTLPAYLNALSGKGVHLITVNDYLAERDSEMMGRVHKFLGLSVGCILANMPPAERREMYNRDITYGTNNEFGFDYLRDNMAWSQEELVQRGHNFAIVDEVDSILVDEARTPLIISGPADQATKWYGDFAKLVTRLTKGKPGEPLKGIEETGDYEVDEKKRTVGIHESGVAKVEDWLGIDNLYESVNTPLVGYLNNAIKAKELFKKDKDYVVMDGEVMIVDEHTGRILAGRRYNEGMHQAIEAKEGVDIKDENQTLATITLQNFFRLYKRHDHEGKEVPGLSGMTGTAMTEAAEFHQIYKLGVVPIPTNRPMVRVDQSDLIYRTEVAKFAAVVDDIAEKHEKGQPILVGTTSVEKSEYLSQQLSKRGVQHEVLNAKQHDREATIVAQAGRKGAVTVATNMAGRGTDIKLGGNPDDLAEAELRQRGLDPVEHVEEWAAALPAALEKAERSVQAEFEEVKALGGLYVLGTERHESRRIDNQLRGRSGRQGDPGESRFYLSLGDDLMRLFKAQMVERVMSMANVPDDVPIENKMVTRAIASAQSQVEQQNFETRKNVLKYDEVLNRQREVIYGERRRVLKGEDLHEQIVHFMDDTIDAYVSAEAAEGFAEEWDLDRLWGAFKQLYPVKVTIEELEDEVGDRAGLTAEFISEAIKDDIHAQYEAREAQLGSDIMRELERRVVLSVLDRKWREHLYEMDYLQEGIGLRAMAQKDPLVEYQREGFDMFNAMMDGIKEESVGYLFNLEVQVEQQVEEVPVSDSAPSLSKDGVQDAVPAGARPEIRAKGLDAPQRPDRLHFQAPNAEGGVDEGDFATNDQPSGSTTPASGDGLTRAERRKAQKGGRRRKK; encoded by the coding sequence GTGTCCGTCCTCTCGAAGATCATGCGTGCAGGCGAAGGCAAGATCCTGCGCAAGCTGCACCGCATCGCGGACCAGGTCAACTCCATCGAAGAGGACTTCACCGCCCTCTCCGACGCCGAGCTGCGCGCGCTGACGGCGGAGTACAAGGAGCGCTACGCCGACGGCGAAACGCTCGACGACCTCATGCCGGAGGCGTTCGCGACCGTGCGCGAGGCCGCCAAGCGCGTCCTCGGCCAGCGCCACTACGACGTGCAGATCATGGGCGGCGCGGCCCTGCACATGGGTTATGTCGCGGAGATGAAGACCGGTGAGGGCAAGACGCTGGTCGGCACGCTGCCCGCGTATCTGAACGCACTCTCGGGCAAGGGTGTGCACCTGATCACGGTCAATGACTACCTGGCCGAGCGCGACTCCGAGATGATGGGCCGCGTCCACAAGTTCCTCGGCCTGAGCGTCGGCTGCATCCTCGCGAACATGCCGCCCGCCGAGCGCCGCGAGATGTACAACCGCGACATCACGTACGGCACGAACAACGAGTTCGGCTTCGACTACCTCCGCGACAACATGGCGTGGTCGCAGGAGGAACTGGTCCAGCGCGGCCACAACTTCGCGATCGTGGACGAGGTCGACTCGATCCTCGTCGACGAGGCGCGTACGCCGCTGATCATCTCCGGCCCCGCCGACCAGGCCACCAAGTGGTACGGCGACTTCGCCAAGCTGGTCACCCGCCTCACCAAGGGCAAGCCCGGCGAGCCCCTCAAGGGCATCGAGGAGACCGGGGACTACGAGGTCGACGAGAAGAAGCGCACCGTCGGCATCCACGAGTCCGGCGTCGCCAAGGTCGAGGACTGGCTGGGCATCGACAACCTCTACGAGTCGGTGAACACCCCGCTCGTGGGTTACTTGAACAACGCCATCAAGGCCAAGGAACTGTTCAAGAAGGACAAGGACTACGTCGTCATGGACGGCGAAGTCATGATCGTTGACGAGCACACCGGCCGTATCCTCGCCGGTCGCCGCTACAACGAGGGCATGCACCAGGCGATCGAGGCGAAGGAAGGGGTGGACATCAAGGACGAGAACCAGACCCTCGCGACGATCACCCTGCAGAACTTCTTCCGCCTCTACAAGCGCCACGACCACGAGGGCAAGGAAGTCCCCGGCCTCTCCGGCATGACCGGTACGGCCATGACCGAGGCCGCCGAGTTCCACCAGATCTACAAGCTGGGCGTCGTCCCGATCCCGACGAACCGGCCCATGGTCCGCGTCGACCAGTCGGACCTGATCTACCGCACCGAGGTCGCCAAGTTCGCCGCCGTCGTCGACGACATCGCCGAGAAGCACGAGAAGGGCCAGCCGATCCTCGTCGGCACCACCTCCGTCGAGAAGTCGGAGTACCTCTCGCAGCAGCTCTCCAAGCGCGGCGTCCAGCACGAGGTCCTGAACGCCAAGCAGCACGACCGGGAGGCGACGATCGTCGCCCAGGCCGGCCGCAAGGGCGCCGTCACCGTCGCCACGAACATGGCCGGACGAGGCACCGACATCAAGCTCGGCGGCAACCCCGACGACCTCGCCGAGGCGGAGCTGCGCCAGCGCGGCCTCGACCCGGTCGAGCACGTCGAGGAGTGGGCCGCCGCGCTGCCCGCCGCCCTGGAGAAGGCCGAGCGCTCCGTGCAGGCCGAGTTCGAAGAGGTCAAGGCCCTCGGCGGGCTGTACGTCCTCGGCACCGAGCGGCACGAGTCCCGCCGCATCGACAACCAGCTGCGCGGCCGCTCCGGCCGACAGGGCGACCCCGGCGAGTCCCGCTTCTACCTGTCCCTCGGCGACGACCTGATGCGCCTGTTCAAGGCCCAGATGGTCGAGCGCGTGATGTCGATGGCCAACGTCCCCGACGACGTGCCGATCGAGAACAAGATGGTCACCCGCGCCATCGCCTCCGCGCAGTCCCAGGTCGAGCAGCAGAACTTCGAGACCCGCAAGAACGTCCTCAAGTACGACGAGGTCCTCAACCGCCAGCGCGAGGTCATCTACGGAGAGCGCCGCCGCGTCCTGAAGGGCGAGGACCTGCACGAGCAGATCGTGCACTTCATGGACGACACCATCGACGCCTACGTCTCCGCGGAGGCCGCCGAGGGCTTCGCCGAGGAGTGGGACCTGGACCGGCTGTGGGGCGCCTTCAAGCAGCTCTACCCGGTGAAGGTCACCATCGAGGAGCTGGAGGACGAGGTCGGCGACCGTGCCGGTCTGACCGCCGAGTTCATCTCCGAGGCCATCAAGGACGACATCCACGCGCAGTACGAGGCCCGTGAGGCGCAGCTCGGCTCCGACATCATGCGTGAGCTGGAGCGCCGCGTCGTCCTGTCCGTCCTCGACCGCAAGTGGCGCGAGCACCTCTACGAGATGGACTACCTCCAGGAGGGCATCGGTCTGCGCGCCATGGCGCAGAAGGACCCCCTGGTCGAGTACCAGCGCGAGGGCTTCGACATGTTCAACGCCATGATGGACGGCATCAAGGAGGAGTCCGTCGGCTATCTGTTCAACCTGGAGGTCCAGGTCGAGCAGCAGGTCGAGGAGGTCCCGGTGTCGGACAGCGCGCCCTCGCTCTCCAAGGACGGCGTCCAGGACGCGGTTCCGGCCGGCGCCCGCCCGGAGATCCGCGCCAAGGGTCTCGACGCCCCGCAGCGCCCCGACCGCCTGCACTTCCAGGCGCCGAACGCCGAGGGTGGTGTCGACGAGGGCGACTTCGCGACCAACGACCAGCCGTCCGGCAGCACGACGCCGGCGTCCGGCGACGGCCTGACCCGCGCGGAGCGCCGCAAGGCCCAGAAGGGCGGGCGGCGCCGCAAGAAGTAG
- a CDS encoding Rv3235 family protein, with protein MRHEPSTASRPAHAHGPRGAAQPHPSPAPMPKVMTRPRRRPGDPRPPATRPPGGRPPGGRPPGRHDSRVPEPRRPHQPLRPVQPPPHPSELFTERLLLVLSGQRPLHWVARHIAHTAYDDLARLAESRPLDTVGGHRPAVHRVGHYEVRPGVFEVFARVGAGTALRALAFRLHRGDDQRWRCTAVEVAGPPLHRS; from the coding sequence ATGCGTCACGAGCCCTCGACCGCCTCCCGCCCCGCCCACGCCCACGGCCCCCGCGGGGCCGCTCAGCCGCACCCGTCCCCCGCCCCCATGCCCAAGGTCATGACCAGGCCGCGCCGCCGCCCCGGCGACCCCCGTCCACCGGCCACGCGGCCCCCGGGCGGCCGGCCGCCGGGAGGCCGCCCGCCCGGCCGCCACGACTCCCGCGTACCCGAGCCGCGCCGCCCCCACCAGCCGCTCAGGCCGGTCCAGCCGCCCCCGCACCCGAGCGAGCTGTTCACCGAGCGCCTGCTGCTGGTCCTCAGCGGCCAGCGCCCCCTGCACTGGGTGGCCCGTCACATCGCCCACACCGCGTACGACGACCTGGCCCGCCTCGCCGAGAGCCGCCCCCTGGACACGGTCGGCGGCCACCGCCCGGCCGTGCACCGCGTCGGGCACTACGAGGTCCGCCCCGGGGTCTTCGAGGTCTTCGCCCGTGTGGGCGCGGGCACGGCCTTGCGCGCGCTCGCGTTCCGCCTGCACCGGGGCGACGACCAGCGCTGGCGCTGCACGGCGGTGGAGGTGGCGGGACCGCCGCTCCACAGGAGCTGA
- a CDS encoding DUF6912 family protein, with the protein MRVYVPLTLPRLAQVHEAGELGPGPLTAYAVTPALREWYVSDDLEELEYAALNRAALHSLRLLAGEPGTTRRRVVLAADVPDSAAVVDPDRGLDRGALGEVRITAALPLAKAAAVHVDGGDAEADVIAAADALGAADQGDDDAQFVVDGAEDHELLWYATQEIPNLVRPEA; encoded by the coding sequence ATGCGCGTGTACGTTCCCCTGACACTGCCCCGTCTCGCGCAGGTGCACGAGGCCGGTGAGCTGGGTCCCGGGCCGCTGACCGCGTACGCCGTGACGCCCGCGCTGCGCGAGTGGTACGTCTCGGACGACCTGGAGGAGCTGGAGTACGCGGCCCTGAACCGGGCGGCGCTGCACTCGCTGCGGCTGCTCGCCGGGGAGCCGGGGACCACGCGGCGGCGGGTCGTCCTCGCGGCGGACGTGCCGGACAGCGCGGCGGTCGTCGATCCCGACCGCGGGCTCGACCGGGGCGCGCTCGGCGAGGTGCGGATCACGGCCGCGCTGCCGTTGGCCAAGGCGGCCGCGGTGCATGTGGACGGCGGGGACGCCGAGGCCGACGTGATCGCGGCGGCGGACGCGCTGGGGGCGGCGGACCAGGGGGACGACGACGCGCAGTTCGTCGTGGACGGGGCCGAGGACCACGAACTGCTCTGGTACGCCACGCAGGAGATCCCGAACCTGGTCCGGCCCGAGGCGTAG
- a CDS encoding HAD family hydrolase — translation MGKLQRGAHIVWDWNGTLLHDIDAVIGATNASFLEIGLEPITLERYRELYCVPVPLFYERLMGRLPTEDEWLVMDAVFHKHYGTRVDACGLAEGAAELLASRQAEGRTQSLLSLAPHEQLVPLVRRHGIAERFVRIDGRTDSSHAGKAERMVRHLGELGEVDAGRVVVIGDALDDAVAAAHVGAQAVLYTGGSHSRGSLEVAGVPVVDSLGEAVETAERLVA, via the coding sequence ATGGGGAAGCTACAGCGCGGGGCGCACATCGTCTGGGACTGGAACGGGACCCTTCTGCACGACATCGACGCGGTGATCGGCGCGACGAACGCGTCGTTCCTGGAGATCGGGCTAGAGCCGATCACGCTGGAGCGGTATCGGGAGCTCTACTGCGTGCCGGTGCCGCTGTTCTACGAGCGGCTGATGGGGCGGCTGCCCACCGAGGACGAGTGGCTGGTCATGGACGCGGTGTTCCACAAGCACTACGGGACGCGGGTGGACGCCTGCGGGCTCGCCGAGGGGGCCGCCGAGCTGCTCGCCTCGCGGCAGGCCGAGGGGCGTACGCAGTCGTTGTTGTCGCTCGCTCCGCACGAGCAGCTGGTGCCGTTGGTGCGGCGGCACGGGATCGCCGAGCGGTTCGTGCGGATCGACGGGCGCACGGATTCGTCCCATGCCGGGAAGGCCGAGCGGATGGTGCGGCACCTCGGGGAGCTGGGGGAGGTCGACGCCGGGCGGGTCGTGGTGATCGGGGACGCGTTGGACGACGCCGTGGCCGCGGCGCACGTGGGGGCCCAGGCCGTGCTCTACACCGGTGGGTCGCACAGCCGGGGGAGTCTGGAGGTCGCCGGGGTGCCCGTGGTCGACAGCCTCGGGGAGGCCGTGGAGACCGCGGAGCGGCTGGTCGCCTAG
- a CDS encoding DJ-1/PfpI family protein, whose translation MAAKILIVTGDAAESLEVLYPFQRLREEGYDVHIAAPSRKKLQFVVHDFEPGFDTYTEKPGYTWPADLAFAEVDPGQYAALVIPGGRAPEYLRADPELRKILKSFFDADKPVAQICHGPLLTAAVGALAGRRVTAYPALELDMQSAGATFQDAEAVVDGTLVSARAWPDHSRWMREFLTVLRAKAPVT comes from the coding sequence ATGGCAGCCAAGATCCTGATAGTCACCGGTGACGCGGCGGAGTCACTGGAGGTCCTCTACCCCTTCCAGCGGCTGCGCGAGGAGGGGTACGACGTCCACATCGCGGCCCCCTCCCGCAAGAAGCTCCAGTTCGTGGTGCACGACTTCGAGCCGGGCTTCGACACGTACACCGAGAAGCCGGGCTACACCTGGCCCGCCGACCTGGCCTTCGCCGAGGTCGATCCCGGTCAGTACGCCGCCTTGGTGATCCCGGGCGGACGCGCCCCCGAGTACCTGCGCGCCGACCCCGAGCTGCGCAAGATCCTCAAGTCCTTCTTCGACGCGGACAAGCCCGTCGCCCAGATCTGCCACGGCCCTCTGCTCACCGCGGCCGTCGGCGCCCTCGCGGGCCGCCGCGTCACGGCCTACCCGGCCCTGGAACTCGACATGCAGTCGGCGGGCGCCACCTTCCAGGACGCGGAAGCGGTGGTCGACGGCACCCTGGTCTCGGCCCGAGCCTGGCCGGACCACTCCCGCTGGATGCGCGAATTCCTGACGGTACTGAGGGCGAAGGCTCCGGTGACCTAG
- a CDS encoding NAD-glutamate dehydrogenase: MQTKLDEAKAELLARAARVAENSPVGGRLPTGAPTGSTGGSHDTGGSGSATARKGGKAPAADQATPADPSKVLAFLQRYYLHTAPEDLSDRDPVDVFGAAYSHYRLAENRPQGTANVRVHTPTVEENGWTCSHSVVEVVTDDMPFLVDSVTNELSRQGRGIHVVIHPQVVVRRDLTGKLLDVLPEGQDVGAERPHDAVTESWIHVEIDRETDRADLKQITADLLRILSDVRETVEDWDKMRDAALRIADELPTEPTADDVRDQEVEEARELLRWLAADHFTFLGYREYDLTDEDSLAAVPGTGLGILRADPHHSEGDDHHPVSPSFNRLPADARAKAREHKLLVLTKANSRSTVHRPSYLDYVGVKKFDENGEVVGERRFLGLFSSAAYTESVRRVPVIRRKVEEVLKGAGFTPNSHDGRDLLQILETYPRDELFQTPPDELRSIVTSVLYLQERRRLRLYLRKDEYGRYYSALVYLPRDRYTTGVRLRIIDILKEELNGASVDFTAWNTESILSRIHFVVRVPKGGEVPDLSDADVERIEARLVEAARSWADGFGEALTAELGEERAAELLRRYANAFPEGYKADHTPRAAVADLVHLERLSQQSRQDFALSLYEPVGAAPDERRFKIYRSGAQISLSAVLPVLQRLGVEVTDERPYELRCSDRTSAWIYDFGLRMPKSQNGNGDYLGDDGRGRFQEAFAAAWTGEAEVDGFNSLVLRAGLNWRQAMVLRAYAKYLRQAGSKFSQDYMEDTLLNNVHTTRLLVSLFEARMSPDRQRAGTELTDGLLEELDGALDQVASLDEDRILRSFLTVIKATLRTNYFQSASAGSDQRGQETAGGKPHGYVSMKLDPQAIPDLPEPRPAYEIWVYSPRVEGVHLRFGKVARGGLRWSDRREDFRTEILGLVKAQMVKNTVIVPVGAKGGFVAKQLPDPSVDRDAWLAEGVACYKTFISALLDITDNLVAGEVVPPADVVRHDEDDTYLVVAADKGTATFSDIANEVAESYDFWLGDAFASGGSAGYDHKGMGITARGAWESVKRHFRELGHDTQTEDFTAVGVGDMSGDVFGNGMLLSEHIRLVAAFDHRHIFIDPNPDAATSYAERRRLFELPRSSWADYNKELLSAGGGIFPRSAKAIQLNAHIRQALGIETGGAKMTPAELMQAILKAPVDLLWNGGIGTYVKSGTESHADVGDKANDAIRVDGADLRVKVVGEGGNLGLTQLGRIEFARAGGRINTDAIDNSAGVDTSDHEVNIKILLNAVVQAGDMTVKQRNKLLAAMTDEVGRLVLRNNYAQNVALANSVFESPSLLHAHQRFMRRLVREGQLDRGLEFLPADRQIRELLGSGRGLSQPELAVLLAYTKIVAADELIHTSLPDDDYLRRLLHAYFPKALREKFAEQIDAHALRREIITTVLVNDTVNTGGSTFLHRLREETGASLEEIVRAQLAAREIFGLGEVWDAVEELDNVVAADVQTRVRLHCRRLVERGTRWLLNNRPQPLQLAETVDFFRAGVGQVWSELPKLMRGSDLEWYENIREELVGAGVPEELAQRVAGFSSAFPALDIVAVSDRMGKDPLAVAEIYYDLADRLRITQLMDRIIELPRADRWQSMARASIREDLYAAHAALTADVLAVGNGSATPEQRFKAWEEKNAAILGRARTTLEEIQGSDAFDLANLSVAMRTMRTLLRTHS; the protein is encoded by the coding sequence ATGCAGACCAAGCTGGACGAAGCCAAGGCCGAGCTGCTCGCGCGGGCCGCCCGGGTAGCTGAGAACAGCCCGGTCGGGGGGCGCCTGCCAACGGGAGCACCGACCGGGTCCACGGGCGGGAGCCACGACACCGGCGGCTCGGGGTCGGCCACGGCCCGCAAGGGCGGCAAGGCCCCCGCGGCCGACCAGGCCACCCCCGCGGACCCCTCGAAGGTGCTCGCGTTCCTCCAGCGGTACTACCTCCACACGGCCCCCGAGGACCTGAGCGACCGCGACCCGGTCGACGTCTTCGGCGCCGCCTACTCCCACTACCGGCTGGCCGAGAACCGCCCCCAGGGCACCGCGAACGTCCGGGTGCACACCCCGACCGTCGAGGAGAACGGCTGGACCTGCAGCCACTCCGTCGTCGAGGTCGTGACCGACGACATGCCGTTCCTGGTGGACTCCGTCACCAACGAGCTGTCCCGGCAGGGACGCGGCATCCACGTCGTCATCCACCCGCAGGTCGTGGTCCGCCGCGACCTCACCGGCAAGCTCCTCGACGTACTGCCCGAGGGCCAGGACGTCGGCGCCGAGCGCCCGCACGACGCCGTCACCGAGTCGTGGATCCACGTCGAGATCGACCGCGAGACCGACCGCGCCGACCTGAAGCAGATCACCGCCGACCTGCTGCGCATCCTGTCCGACGTCCGCGAGACGGTCGAGGACTGGGACAAGATGCGCGACGCCGCGCTGCGCATCGCCGACGAGCTGCCGACCGAGCCGACCGCCGACGACGTCCGCGACCAGGAGGTCGAGGAGGCCCGCGAACTGCTGCGCTGGCTGGCCGCCGACCACTTCACCTTCCTCGGCTACCGCGAGTACGACCTGACGGACGAGGACTCCCTCGCCGCCGTCCCCGGCACCGGCCTCGGCATCCTGCGCGCCGACCCGCACCACAGCGAGGGCGACGACCACCACCCGGTCAGCCCGTCCTTCAACCGGCTCCCCGCCGACGCCCGCGCCAAGGCCCGTGAGCACAAGCTGCTCGTCCTGACCAAGGCCAACAGCCGCTCGACCGTGCACCGGCCGAGCTACCTCGACTACGTCGGCGTGAAGAAGTTCGACGAGAACGGCGAGGTCGTCGGCGAGCGCCGCTTCCTCGGTCTGTTCTCCTCGGCCGCGTACACCGAGTCCGTGCGCCGCGTCCCGGTCATCCGCCGCAAGGTCGAGGAGGTCCTCAAGGGCGCGGGCTTCACGCCCAACAGCCACGACGGCCGCGACCTGCTGCAGATCCTGGAGACGTACCCGCGCGACGAGCTGTTCCAGACGCCGCCCGACGAGCTGCGGTCCATCGTCACGTCCGTGCTCTACCTCCAGGAGCGCCGCCGTCTGCGCCTGTACCTGCGCAAGGACGAGTACGGCCGCTACTACTCCGCGCTCGTCTACCTGCCGCGGGACCGCTACACCACCGGCGTCCGGCTGCGGATCATCGACATCCTCAAGGAGGAGCTGAACGGCGCCAGCGTCGACTTCACGGCCTGGAACACCGAGTCGATCCTCTCCCGCATCCACTTCGTCGTCCGCGTCCCCAAGGGCGGCGAGGTCCCCGACCTCTCCGACGCCGACGTCGAGCGCATCGAGGCCCGCCTGGTCGAGGCCGCCCGCTCCTGGGCCGACGGCTTCGGCGAGGCGCTGACCGCCGAGCTCGGCGAGGAGCGCGCGGCGGAGCTCCTGCGCCGGTACGCCAACGCCTTCCCCGAGGGCTACAAGGCCGACCACACCCCGCGCGCCGCCGTCGCCGACCTCGTCCACCTGGAGCGGCTGTCCCAGCAGAGCCGGCAGGACTTCGCGCTCAGCCTGTACGAGCCGGTGGGTGCCGCGCCCGACGAGCGCCGCTTCAAGATCTACCGCTCCGGCGCCCAGATCTCGCTTTCGGCCGTCCTGCCGGTGCTCCAGCGCCTGGGCGTCGAGGTCACCGACGAGCGGCCGTACGAGCTGCGCTGCTCGGACCGCACCAGCGCCTGGATCTACGACTTCGGCCTGCGCATGCCGAAGTCGCAGAACGGCAACGGCGACTACCTGGGCGACGACGGCCGCGGCCGCTTCCAGGAGGCCTTCGCCGCCGCCTGGACCGGCGAGGCCGAGGTCGACGGCTTCAACTCGCTCGTCCTGCGCGCCGGTCTGAACTGGCGCCAGGCGATGGTCCTGCGGGCGTACGCCAAGTACCTGCGCCAGGCGGGCTCCAAGTTCAGCCAGGACTACATGGAGGACACCCTCCTCAACAACGTCCACACCACCCGGCTGCTCGTCTCGCTGTTCGAGGCCCGGATGTCCCCGGACCGCCAGCGCGCGGGCACGGAGCTGACCGACGGGCTGCTCGAAGAGCTCGACGGGGCGCTCGACCAGGTCGCCTCGCTCGACGAGGACCGCATCCTGCGCTCCTTCCTCACCGTCATCAAGGCGACGCTGCGCACCAACTACTTCCAGAGCGCAAGCGCGGGAAGCGACCAGAGGGGTCAGGAGACGGCGGGCGGCAAGCCGCACGGTTACGTCTCCATGAAGCTGGACCCGCAGGCCATCCCCGACCTGCCCGAGCCCCGTCCGGCGTACGAGATCTGGGTGTACTCGCCCCGTGTCGAGGGCGTGCACCTGCGCTTCGGCAAGGTCGCGCGCGGCGGCCTGCGCTGGTCCGACCGGCGTGAGGACTTCCGCACGGAGATCCTCGGCCTGGTCAAGGCGCAGATGGTGAAGAACACCGTCATCGTGCCGGTCGGCGCGAAGGGCGGCTTCGTCGCCAAGCAGCTGCCCGATCCGTCGGTGGACCGCGACGCCTGGCTCGCCGAGGGCGTCGCCTGCTACAAGACCTTCATCTCGGCGCTGCTCGACATCACCGACAACCTGGTCGCGGGCGAGGTCGTGCCCCCGGCCGACGTGGTGCGGCACGACGAGGACGACACCTACCTGGTGGTCGCGGCCGACAAGGGCACGGCGACGTTCTCCGACATCGCCAACGAGGTCGCCGAGTCGTACGACTTCTGGCTCGGCGACGCCTTCGCCTCCGGCGGCTCCGCGGGCTACGACCACAAGGGCATGGGCATCACCGCCCGCGGTGCCTGGGAGTCGGTGAAGCGGCACTTCCGCGAGCTGGGCCACGACACCCAGACCGAGGACTTCACCGCGGTCGGCGTCGGCGACATGTCCGGCGACGTGTTCGGCAACGGCATGCTCCTGTCCGAGCACATCCGCCTGGTCGCCGCCTTCGACCACCGGCACATCTTCATCGACCCGAACCCGGACGCGGCCACCTCCTACGCCGAGCGCCGCCGCCTGTTCGAGCTGCCCCGCTCCAGCTGGGCCGACTACAACAAGGAGCTGCTCTCGGCGGGCGGCGGGATCTTCCCCCGCTCCGCCAAGGCGATCCAGCTCAACGCGCACATCCGCCAGGCCCTCGGCATCGAGACCGGCGGCGCCAAGATGACCCCGGCCGAGCTGATGCAGGCCATCCTCAAGGCGCCGGTGGACCTGCTGTGGAACGGCGGCATCGGCACGTACGTGAAGTCGGGCACCGAGTCGCACGCGGACGTCGGCGACAAGGCCAACGACGCCATCCGCGTCGACGGCGCCGACCTGCGCGTGAAGGTCGTCGGCGAGGGCGGCAACCTGGGCCTGACCCAGCTCGGCCGGATCGAGTTCGCGCGCGCCGGCGGCCGTATCAACACCGACGCCATCGACAACAGCGCGGGCGTGGACACCTCCGACCACGAGGTGAACATCAAGATCCTGCTGAACGCCGTGGTGCAGGCCGGGGACATGACGGTCAAGCAGCGCAACAAGCTGCTCGCCGCCATGACCGACGAGGTCGGCCGGCTCGTCCTGCGCAACAACTACGCGCAGAACGTGGCGCTCGCCAACTCCGTCTTCGAGTCGCCCTCGCTGCTCCACGCCCACCAGCGGTTCATGCGCCGCCTGGTCCGTGAGGGCCAGCTCGACCGGGGCCTGGAGTTCCTGCCCGCCGACCGGCAGATCCGCGAACTGCTCGGCTCCGGCCGCGGCCTCTCGCAGCCCGAGCTGGCCGTGCTCCTCGCGTACACGAAGATCGTGGCCGCGGACGAGCTGATCCACACCTCGCTGCCCGACGACGACTACCTGCGGCGGCTGCTGCACGCGTACTTCCCGAAGGCGCTGCGCGAGAAGTTCGCCGAGCAGATCGACGCGCACGCGCTGCGCCGCGAGATCATCACGACCGTCCTGGTCAACGACACCGTCAACACCGGCGGTTCGACCTTCCTGCACCGGCTGCGCGAGGAGACCGGGGCGTCGCTGGAGGAGATCGTGCGGGCGCAGCTCGCCGCGCGCGAGATCTTCGGGCTCGGCGAGGTCTGGGACGCGGTGGAGGAGCTCGACAACGTCGTGGCCGCCGACGTGCAGACGCGGGTGCGGCTGCACTGCCGCCGCCTCGTCGAGCGCGGCACGCGCTGGCTGCTCAACAACCGGCCGCAGCCGCTGCAGCTCGCCGAGACCGTCGATTTCTTCCGCGCCGGTGTCGGCCAGGTGTGGTCCGAGCTGCCGAAGCTGATGCGCGGCTCCGACCTGGAGTGGTACGAGAACATCCGCGAGGAGCTGGTCGGGGCCGGGGTGCCCGAGGAGCTGGCGCAGCGGGTCGCCGGGTTCTCCTCGGCCTTCCCCGCGCTCGACATCGTGGCCGTCTCGGACCGCATGGGCAAGGACCCGCTCGCGGTCGCCGAGATCTACTACGACCTCGCCGACCGGCTGCGGATCACCCAGCTCATGGACCGGATCATCGAGCTGCCGCGGGCCGACCGCTGGCAGTCGATGGCCCGCGCCTCCATCCGCGAGGACCTGTACGCGGCGCACGCCGCGCTGACGGCCGACGTGCTCGCCGTCGGCAACGGCAGTGCCACGCCGGAGCAGCGCTTCAAGGCGTGGGAGGAGAAGAACGCGGCGATCCTGGGCCGGGCCCGGACCACCCTGGAGGAGATCCAGGGCTCCGACGCCTTCGACCTGGCGAACCTGTCGGTGGCGATGCGGACGATGCGGACGCTGCTGCGCACGCATTCGTAG